From Kineosporia corallincola, one genomic window encodes:
- a CDS encoding ABC transporter ATP-binding protein: MTPPDPETDAGEDEDDPGSDLPRLTWPSVLRRFWPLTRGRRLAVVGAMACYTLALVGDAVGVELLATLIDGAVENANLDEFWRPAGIWAGITLGAATLTYLGSVLTASAAERFSRRLRALTHDHLLTVAPEELDRRALGDVLSRVVDDTEEVEHLTVTGLLDAACSVIAVIIFGVAAFLQSWLLALVVLAAAPVVWLLNRWLTGRTHTISMRTRVAHGQLTSALEQSLTNSALVQAYNAQSSERRRLGTISGQLMRARLRQTRLSAAQGPLTELVETAGLLAVIGIGVYDIAHGDLTVGGLLAFTAYLTYLYPPITAVGQLGLTAASSGTGAARLTELLDLEPAVRESRSEGVLLLPVPDDAFSSPVTGPLRTGLVIEDVTVRGRLQDVSLWIPPGALVMVTGPSGAGKSTLVELLVRFRDPDHGRVLLDGRDLRDYPLKHLREQVTLLPQEPFMFDESVRENITYGVGYDPGTGAIRLAAQDSGAAEFLARMPEGLATPVGQRGRALSGGQRQRVALARALLRGGPVLVLDEPTTGLDPQAAHDLIGTLRLLTARGRTVLLVTHDLELTRYADQVVEIRAGQVHRTEIGPESRTRPMESRHSRRPRTESSRQQDTPHLRVSRGRGGPGLTRSQMIRMERARADSGGTGTRLVDDARTMDDARTVDDPGARDDATQGRRVRTSGVRRG, translated from the coding sequence GTGACGCCACCCGATCCCGAGACCGATGCGGGCGAGGACGAAGACGATCCGGGCAGTGACCTGCCCCGGCTGACCTGGCCCTCGGTGCTGCGCCGGTTCTGGCCCCTGACCCGGGGCCGGCGGCTGGCCGTGGTGGGCGCGATGGCCTGCTACACCCTGGCGCTGGTCGGTGACGCCGTCGGCGTCGAGCTGCTCGCCACCCTGATCGACGGCGCGGTGGAGAACGCGAACCTGGACGAGTTCTGGCGGCCCGCCGGGATCTGGGCGGGCATCACCCTGGGCGCCGCCACCCTGACCTACCTGGGCTCCGTGCTCACCGCCTCGGCGGCGGAACGGTTCTCGCGCCGCCTGCGCGCCCTCACGCACGACCACCTGCTCACCGTGGCCCCGGAGGAACTCGACCGGCGGGCCCTGGGCGACGTGCTCTCGCGCGTGGTCGACGACACCGAGGAGGTCGAGCACCTCACCGTCACCGGTCTGCTCGACGCCGCCTGCTCGGTGATCGCCGTGATCATCTTCGGCGTCGCGGCGTTCCTCCAGAGCTGGCTCCTGGCCCTGGTGGTGCTGGCCGCCGCGCCGGTGGTCTGGCTGCTCAACCGCTGGCTCACCGGGCGCACGCACACCATCTCGATGCGCACGCGGGTGGCCCACGGCCAGCTGACCTCGGCCCTGGAACAGAGCCTCACCAACTCGGCGCTGGTGCAGGCGTACAACGCGCAGAGCAGCGAGCGACGCCGGCTGGGCACCATCTCCGGCCAGCTGATGCGCGCCCGGCTGCGCCAGACCCGGCTGTCCGCGGCCCAGGGCCCGCTCACCGAACTGGTCGAGACCGCAGGCCTTCTCGCCGTCATCGGGATCGGCGTGTACGACATCGCGCACGGCGACCTGACCGTCGGCGGGCTGCTCGCCTTCACCGCCTACCTGACCTACCTCTACCCGCCGATCACCGCTGTCGGCCAGCTCGGCCTGACCGCGGCCTCGTCGGGCACCGGCGCCGCCCGGCTCACCGAGCTGCTCGACCTGGAGCCGGCCGTGCGGGAGAGCCGGTCCGAGGGTGTGCTGCTGCTGCCGGTGCCGGACGACGCCTTCAGCTCACCGGTCACCGGCCCGTTACGCACCGGGCTGGTGATCGAGGACGTCACGGTGCGGGGCCGGCTCCAGGACGTGAGCCTGTGGATCCCGCCGGGCGCGCTGGTCATGGTCACCGGCCCGAGCGGCGCCGGGAAGTCCACCCTGGTGGAGCTTCTGGTGCGGTTCCGCGACCCGGACCACGGCCGGGTACTGCTGGACGGGCGCGATCTGCGGGACTATCCCCTCAAGCATCTGCGGGAGCAGGTGACCCTGTTGCCCCAGGAACCGTTCATGTTCGACGAGTCGGTGCGGGAGAACATCACCTACGGCGTGGGTTACGACCCGGGCACCGGGGCGATCCGACTGGCCGCGCAGGACAGCGGCGCGGCCGAGTTCCTGGCCCGCATGCCCGAGGGCCTGGCCACCCCGGTCGGCCAGCGTGGGCGGGCGCTGTCCGGCGGGCAGCGCCAGCGCGTCGCCCTGGCCCGCGCGCTGCTGCGGGGCGGTCCGGTGCTGGTGCTCGACGAGCCGACCACCGGCCTGGACCCGCAGGCGGCGCACGACCTGATCGGCACGCTGCGCCTGCTCACTGCTCGGGGCCGCACCGTGCTGCTGGTCACGCACGACCTGGAGCTGACCCGGTACGCCGATCAGGTGGTGGAGATCCGGGCCGGGCAGGTGCACCGCACCGAGATCGGCCCGGAGTCCAGGACCCGGCCGATGGAGTCACGGCACTCACGTCGTCCCCGGACCGAGAGCTCACGGCAGCAGGACACCCCGCACCTGCGGGTTTCTCGCGGGCGGGGCGGGCCGGGGCTCACCCGGTCGCAGATGATCCGGATGGAGAGAGCACGGGCGGATTCCGGCGGCACCGGGACGAGACTGGTGGACGACGCCAGAACCATGGACGACGCCAGAACCGTGGACGATCCGGGAGCCCGGGACGATGCGACGCAGGGGCGCCGGGTGCGGACGAGTGGCGTCAGGCGAGGATGA
- a CDS encoding DUF456 domain-containing protein produces the protein MSTATLLAAVLIAFGLLGVVVPVLPGLVLVAGGVLVWALAEGSATGWTVFGVAVAVLVLGTVVKYALPGRRLKEGGVPGITLAAGVLLGVFGFFVIPVIGLPIGFVLGVYAAELLRLGGHAGAWPSTVQAVKAVGLSMLIELAAGLIATAVWIAGLILA, from the coding sequence ATGAGCACCGCGACCCTGCTGGCCGCGGTGCTCATCGCGTTCGGCCTCCTCGGCGTGGTGGTGCCGGTGCTGCCCGGGCTGGTCCTGGTGGCCGGCGGTGTGCTGGTCTGGGCTCTCGCCGAAGGCTCGGCGACCGGCTGGACGGTCTTCGGCGTGGCCGTCGCCGTGCTCGTGCTGGGCACGGTGGTGAAGTACGCCCTCCCCGGCAGACGCCTCAAAGAGGGCGGTGTGCCCGGGATCACGCTCGCCGCCGGGGTGTTACTCGGCGTGTTCGGTTTCTTCGTCATCCCGGTGATCGGGCTGCCGATCGGGTTCGTCCTCGGGGTGTACGCCGCCGAGCTGCTGCGGCTGGGCGGTCATGCCGGCGCGTGGCCCTCCACCGTGCAGGCGGTCAAGGCCGTGGGCCTGTCCATGCTGATCGAGCTGGCCGCCGGCCTGATCGCCACCGCCGTCTGGATCGCCGGTCTCATCCTCGCCTGA
- a CDS encoding DUF7455 domain-containing protein produces MGAAIAQEETLTAADRCDRCGARAYMRVTLPGGGELLFCGHHGHAHKDALTAADASIQDESQTLSSSTPATAPDGEH; encoded by the coding sequence GTGGGTGCTGCCATTGCTCAAGAAGAAACGCTGACCGCGGCCGACCGCTGTGACCGCTGCGGAGCCCGGGCCTACATGCGGGTGACGCTGCCCGGTGGGGGCGAGCTCCTGTTCTGCGGCCACCACGGGCACGCGCACAAGGACGCGCTCACGGCCGCCGACGCGTCGATCCAGGACGAGTCCCAGACCCTGTCCTCCTCGACCCCGGCCACGGCGCCTGACGGCGAGCACTGA
- a CDS encoding DNA gyrase/topoisomerase IV subunit B: MAVQPSETARSRAADGARRSASAGSRSGDSGYTARHLSVLEGLEAVRKRPGMYIGSTDSRGLMHCLWEIIDNSVDEALGGYCHHIKVILHADGSVEVHDDGRGIPVDVEPKTGLTGVEVVFTKLHAGGKFGGGSYTASGGLHGVGASVVNALSARLDVQVDRGGQVHAMSFRRGEPGIFADAEGIDPESGFTPFINDSALRVVGKVKRGVTGSRVRYWADRQIFLKDAAFSYDELVTRARQTTYLVPGLEIVLRDERGLPGTPGEQGPVEERFLHEGGIAEFVDFLATDAKVTDVWRLEGVGHFKETVPVLDERGHMTPTEVERECGVNVALRWGTGYDTELRSFVNIIATPKGGTHVNGFEQAMLKTLRTVVSENARKLKFNEKNDKLEKDDVLEGLTAVVTVRLAEPQFEGQTKEVLGTNAVRGIVARVIERELLAHLQHQGRAEKAQAALVLEKVVGAMRTRVTARQHRETQRRKNALETSSLPTKLKDCRSEDVDRSELFIVEGDSALGTANFARNSEFQALLPIRGKILNVQKASIADMLKNAECGAIIQVIGAGSGRTFELPAARYGKIILMTDADVDGAHIRTLLLTLFFRYMRPLVEAGRVYAAVPPLHRVEVIGSGRQKNEMIYTYSDQELNTLLNDLKKRGRKWKENIQRYKGLGEMDADQLAETTMDPRRRTLRRVRMADLAAAEHVFNLLMGNDVAPRKDFIVEGAAQLDRERIDI, encoded by the coding sequence GTGGCCGTGCAACCCAGCGAGACGGCCCGGTCCCGCGCCGCCGACGGCGCCCGGCGATCGGCATCCGCGGGATCACGCTCGGGCGACTCCGGTTACACCGCCCGCCACCTGTCGGTGCTGGAGGGCCTGGAGGCCGTCCGCAAGCGTCCCGGCATGTACATCGGGTCCACCGACTCCCGCGGTCTCATGCACTGCCTGTGGGAGATCATCGACAACTCGGTCGACGAGGCGCTGGGCGGGTACTGCCACCACATCAAGGTGATCCTGCACGCCGACGGCTCGGTCGAGGTGCACGACGACGGCCGGGGCATCCCGGTCGACGTCGAGCCGAAGACCGGCCTGACCGGCGTCGAGGTGGTCTTCACCAAGCTGCACGCGGGCGGCAAGTTCGGCGGCGGCTCCTACACCGCGTCCGGTGGTCTGCACGGCGTCGGCGCCAGCGTGGTCAACGCGCTGTCGGCCCGGCTCGACGTGCAGGTCGACCGCGGTGGCCAGGTGCACGCGATGAGCTTCCGTCGGGGCGAGCCCGGCATCTTCGCCGACGCCGAGGGCATCGACCCGGAGTCCGGTTTCACGCCGTTCATCAACGATTCCGCGCTGCGCGTCGTCGGCAAGGTGAAGCGTGGCGTCACCGGCTCCCGGGTGCGTTACTGGGCCGACCGGCAGATCTTCCTGAAAGACGCCGCGTTCTCCTACGACGAGCTGGTCACCCGCGCCCGGCAGACCACCTACCTGGTGCCCGGCCTGGAGATCGTGCTGCGCGACGAGCGCGGCCTGCCCGGCACGCCCGGCGAGCAGGGCCCGGTGGAGGAACGCTTCCTGCACGAGGGCGGCATCGCCGAGTTCGTCGACTTCCTCGCCACCGACGCCAAGGTCACCGACGTCTGGCGGCTGGAGGGCGTCGGTCACTTCAAGGAGACCGTGCCGGTTCTCGACGAGCGCGGTCACATGACGCCCACCGAGGTGGAGCGGGAGTGCGGCGTGAACGTGGCGCTGCGCTGGGGCACCGGCTACGACACCGAGCTGCGCTCGTTCGTCAACATCATCGCCACGCCCAAGGGCGGCACCCACGTCAACGGTTTCGAGCAGGCCATGCTCAAGACCCTGCGCACCGTGGTCTCGGAGAACGCGCGCAAGCTCAAGTTCAACGAGAAGAACGACAAGCTGGAGAAGGACGACGTCCTCGAGGGTCTCACCGCCGTCGTGACCGTCCGGCTGGCCGAGCCGCAGTTCGAGGGCCAGACCAAGGAGGTGCTGGGCACCAACGCGGTGCGCGGCATCGTCGCCCGGGTGATCGAGCGGGAGCTGCTGGCCCACCTCCAGCACCAGGGCCGGGCCGAGAAGGCCCAGGCCGCACTGGTTCTGGAGAAGGTCGTCGGGGCCATGCGCACCCGGGTCACGGCCCGCCAGCACCGCGAGACGCAGCGCCGCAAGAACGCGCTGGAGACCTCGTCGCTGCCGACCAAGCTGAAGGACTGCCGCAGCGAGGACGTCGACCGCTCGGAACTGTTCATCGTGGAGGGCGACTCGGCCCTGGGCACCGCGAACTTCGCGCGCAACAGCGAGTTCCAGGCCCTGCTGCCGATCCGCGGCAAGATCCTCAACGTGCAGAAGGCGTCCATCGCCGACATGCTCAAGAACGCCGAGTGCGGGGCGATCATCCAGGTGATCGGAGCCGGCTCGGGCCGCACGTTCGAGCTGCCCGCCGCGCGGTACGGCAAGATCATCCTGATGACCGACGCCGACGTCGACGGCGCGCACATCCGCACGCTGCTGCTCACGCTGTTCTTCCGCTACATGCGCCCGCTGGTCGAGGCCGGCCGGGTCTACGCCGCGGTGCCGCCGCTGCACCGGGTCGAGGTGATCGGCTCGGGGCGGCAGAAGAACGAGATGATCTACACCTACTCCGACCAGGAACTGAACACGCTGCTGAACGACCTGAAGAAGCGTGGGCGGAAGTGGAAGGAGAACATCCAGCGCTACAAGGGCCTGGGTGAGATGGACGCCGACCAGCTGGCCGAGACCACGATGGACCCGCGCCGCCGCACGCTGCGCCGGGTCCGGATGGCCGACCTGGCCGCCGCCGAGCACGTGTTCAACCTGCTCATGGGCAACGACGTGGCGCCCCGCAAGGACTTCATCGTCGAGGGTGCCGCCCAGCTCGACCGCGAGCGCATCGACATCTGA
- a CDS encoding GGDEF domain-containing protein: protein MAVLTAAGAAAYASRERIKALTTKRRAPENSERGLDTLTGLPNRAEAQWWLNTRLSRARNRNHRLAVMILDINGFADLNEIHGREVGDHVLQVTAARMQSQLRTGDMVCRIANDTFMVIMDAIGPDHLISRIGERVVTTVSEPVSFHGEPITISASIGFAISQDKDKTPEFLLDRADRALVQAKSSNRNVVQF from the coding sequence GTGGCGGTCCTCACCGCCGCCGGTGCCGCCGCGTACGCGTCCCGGGAACGGATCAAGGCCCTCACCACGAAACGCCGCGCCCCGGAGAACTCCGAGCGCGGGCTCGACACCCTGACCGGTCTGCCGAACCGGGCCGAGGCGCAGTGGTGGCTGAACACCCGGCTGTCGCGCGCCCGCAACCGGAACCACCGGCTGGCCGTGATGATCCTCGACATCAACGGTTTCGCGGACCTCAACGAGATCCACGGCCGGGAGGTCGGCGATCACGTGCTCCAGGTGACCGCGGCCCGGATGCAGTCGCAGCTGCGCACCGGCGACATGGTCTGCCGGATCGCCAACGACACGTTCATGGTGATCATGGACGCGATCGGCCCCGACCACCTGATCTCCCGGATCGGCGAGCGGGTGGTGACCACGGTGAGCGAGCCGGTCAGCTTCCACGGCGAGCCGATCACGATCTCGGCGAGCATCGGGTTCGCGATCTCGCAGGACAAGGACAAGACCCCGGAATTCCTTCTGGACCGCGCCGATCGGGCTCTGGTCCAGGCGAAGTCCTCGAACCGCAACGTGGTTCAGTTCTGA
- a CDS encoding CGNR zinc finger domain-containing protein has product MDIAAYAQTAVDLVNARLGSDDDLRAYLAPRSWLTERVRAGDLAEIQEFRARLGEMADASAAGDGPAAVASLNELLVKHPIRPVISGHDESSWHLHVHDKTGSVVETVCAEACFGLAMLVAEHGPTRIGRCAATDCDNAFIDTSVNRSRRFCSTRCSTRMNVAALRRRKQAAKLAAGQTD; this is encoded by the coding sequence GTGGATATAGCCGCTTACGCGCAAACCGCCGTGGACCTGGTCAACGCGCGCCTCGGCTCGGACGACGACCTGCGCGCCTACCTGGCGCCGCGGTCCTGGCTGACCGAGCGGGTGCGGGCGGGCGACCTGGCCGAGATCCAGGAGTTCCGGGCCCGGCTGGGGGAGATGGCCGACGCGTCGGCGGCGGGCGACGGTCCGGCGGCGGTCGCCTCGCTCAACGAGCTGCTGGTGAAACACCCGATCCGGCCGGTCATCTCGGGGCACGATGAGAGCAGCTGGCATCTGCACGTGCACGACAAGACCGGATCGGTGGTCGAGACGGTCTGCGCCGAGGCCTGTTTCGGCCTGGCCATGCTGGTGGCCGAGCACGGGCCCACCCGGATCGGCCGGTGTGCGGCCACCGACTGCGACAACGCGTTCATCGACACGTCGGTCAACCGGTCACGCCGGTTCTGCTCCACCCGGTGCAGCACCCGGATGAACGTCGCGGCGCTGCGCAGGCGCAAGCAGGCCGCCAAACTGGCTGCCGGGCAAACCGACTGA
- a CDS encoding class I SAM-dependent methyltransferase, whose amino-acid sequence MTQTDTTDWDAWQQQWDAQQEAYLPDREQRFAAMLDTVEATLLPGEAPGGQRHQEAEATAGEVAPRILDLAGGTGSITRRLLWRFPQASAVVLDIDAALLAIARGTFADDPRVRVARVDLGHENWPAELASEIGAEVLGSFDAVLTATALHWLTADRVAGVYAEARPLLCPGGVFINADYMTDPGLPSLTAGLERVERRERLERWSRGVPSWEAWWELLRADPQLAGATAERDAFYAERRGDGHTESLMSSAWHLEAMRAGGYAETGLVWRGLLDAAATGRTAPA is encoded by the coding sequence ATGACGCAGACGGACACCACCGACTGGGATGCCTGGCAGCAGCAGTGGGACGCCCAGCAGGAGGCTTACTTGCCCGACCGGGAGCAGCGGTTCGCCGCGATGCTCGACACGGTGGAGGCCACCCTGCTGCCCGGCGAGGCTCCCGGAGGGCAGCGTCACCAGGAGGCGGAGGCGACGGCCGGTGAGGTCGCCCCGCGCATCCTCGACCTGGCCGGCGGCACCGGCTCGATCACCAGGCGGCTGCTGTGGCGTTTCCCGCAGGCGTCGGCGGTGGTGCTCGACATCGACGCGGCCCTGCTGGCGATTGCCCGGGGCACGTTCGCCGACGACCCCCGGGTGCGGGTGGCCCGGGTCGACCTGGGGCACGAGAACTGGCCCGCCGAGCTGGCTTCCGAGATCGGCGCCGAGGTGCTGGGCAGCTTCGACGCGGTGCTGACCGCCACCGCGCTGCACTGGCTGACCGCGGACCGGGTGGCCGGTGTCTACGCCGAGGCCCGGCCGCTGCTGTGCCCGGGCGGTGTGTTCATCAACGCCGACTACATGACCGACCCGGGGCTCCCGTCACTGACGGCGGGCCTGGAACGGGTGGAACGCCGCGAGCGGCTGGAGCGCTGGAGCCGCGGCGTACCGAGCTGGGAGGCGTGGTGGGAGCTGCTGCGCGCCGACCCGCAGCTGGCCGGGGCCACGGCCGAGCGCGACGCTTTCTACGCCGAACGCCGGGGCGACGGTCACACCGAGTCGCTGATGTCGTCGGCCTGGCACCTGGAGGCGATGCGGGCGGGCGGATACGCCGAGACAGGTCTGGTCTGGCGCGGCCTGCTCGACGCCGCGGCCACAGGCCGCACGGCCCCGGCGTAG
- a CDS encoding DNA gyrase/topoisomerase IV subunit A, whose amino-acid sequence MARRSSTPPPPEDFTERIVDIDVEQEMQGAFLEYAYSVIYSRALPDARDGLKPVQRRIIYTMQDMGLRPERPHVKSSRVVGDVMGKLHPHGDTAIYDALVRLAQGFTMRAPLVDGHGNFGSLDDGPAAARYTEARPAPLTTELTNGLDEDTVDFVPNYDNSLSQPEVLPASFPNLLVNGASGIAVGMATNMAPHNLIEVIAAARHLLMHPNATLEDLMRFVPGPDLPTGGRIIGLDGIRDAYVGGRGSFKTRATVTIENVTARKQGVVVTELPYLVGPEKVIGKIKELVQAKKLQGISDVVDLSDRTQGLRLVIEIKAGFNPDAVLEHLYRLTPLEESFGINNVALVDGQPRTLGLHEMLSVYVNHRIDVVRRRTGFRRAKRQDRLHLVEGLLVAIVDIDEVIRIIRSSDDTAMARERLVAAFELTQVQTDYILEMPLRRLTKFSKIELESEKSELEGEIAELDKILGDDKVLRRLISSELAQVAKTYGTPRRTVLLEGSGVTVKSASATPLEVADAPCWVLLSSTGLLARTTNTEPLIPLDPNHRQAHDLLVSAVRTSVRGEVAAITSFGRMIRVPVVDMPALPPTSNAPALSGGAPATEFVTLAKGERLLALTSLNTETAGLALGTLKGVVKRVVIDYPANKDEWEIIGLRDGDEVVGVVELPTDEAELVFISSEAQLLRFSAKLVRPQGRPAGGMAGINLPGGARVVWFGAVDLSVKDGEWGNVVVTVSGSSSALPGTQTGAAKVTPFAEYPAKGRATGGVRCHRFVKGEDTLLLAWAGPAPAVAASSTGAAVALPVPDSRRDGSGLPLKKSVVAIAGPRPVFGVGAAEPGESTTVDDESTGDTEAPSGD is encoded by the coding sequence ATGGCCCGTCGTTCATCCACACCCCCGCCGCCTGAGGACTTCACCGAGCGGATCGTCGACATCGACGTCGAGCAGGAGATGCAGGGGGCGTTCCTCGAGTACGCCTACTCCGTCATCTACTCCCGCGCCCTGCCCGACGCGCGGGACGGGCTGAAGCCGGTGCAGCGACGGATCATCTACACGATGCAGGACATGGGCCTGCGGCCCGAGCGCCCGCACGTGAAGTCGTCGCGGGTGGTCGGCGACGTGATGGGCAAGCTGCACCCGCACGGCGACACCGCGATCTACGACGCGCTGGTGCGCCTGGCGCAGGGCTTCACCATGCGGGCCCCGCTGGTGGACGGGCACGGCAACTTCGGCTCGCTGGACGACGGCCCGGCGGCGGCGCGGTACACCGAGGCCCGGCCGGCCCCGCTGACCACCGAGCTGACCAACGGCCTCGACGAGGACACGGTCGACTTCGTCCCGAACTACGACAACAGCCTGAGCCAGCCCGAGGTGCTGCCGGCGTCCTTCCCGAACCTGCTGGTGAACGGCGCCAGCGGCATCGCGGTCGGGATGGCCACGAACATGGCGCCGCACAACCTGATCGAGGTGATCGCGGCGGCCCGGCACCTGCTGATGCACCCGAACGCCACCCTCGAAGACCTGATGCGTTTCGTGCCCGGGCCCGACCTGCCCACCGGCGGCCGCATCATCGGGCTCGACGGCATCCGCGACGCCTACGTCGGCGGCCGCGGCAGTTTCAAGACCCGGGCCACCGTCACCATCGAGAACGTCACCGCCCGCAAGCAGGGCGTCGTGGTCACCGAGCTGCCCTACCTGGTCGGGCCGGAGAAGGTGATCGGCAAGATCAAGGAGCTCGTGCAGGCCAAGAAGCTCCAGGGCATCTCCGACGTGGTCGACCTGTCCGACCGCACCCAGGGCCTGCGCCTGGTGATCGAGATCAAGGCCGGCTTCAACCCCGACGCCGTGCTCGAGCACCTCTACCGGCTCACGCCGCTGGAGGAGTCGTTCGGCATCAACAACGTGGCGCTGGTCGATGGTCAGCCGCGCACCCTGGGCCTGCACGAGATGCTCAGCGTCTACGTCAACCACCGCATCGACGTGGTGCGCCGCCGCACCGGCTTCCGCCGCGCCAAGCGCCAGGACCGTCTGCACCTGGTCGAGGGTCTGCTCGTCGCGATCGTCGACATCGACGAGGTCATCCGCATCATCCGCTCCAGCGACGACACCGCGATGGCCCGGGAGCGGCTGGTGGCGGCGTTCGAGCTGACCCAGGTGCAGACCGACTACATCCTGGAGATGCCGCTGCGCCGGCTCACCAAGTTCTCCAAGATCGAGCTGGAGAGCGAGAAGTCGGAGCTGGAGGGCGAGATCGCCGAGCTCGACAAGATCCTCGGCGACGACAAGGTGCTGCGCCGGCTGATCTCGTCCGAGCTGGCGCAGGTGGCCAAGACCTACGGCACCCCGCGCCGCACCGTGCTGCTGGAGGGCTCGGGCGTCACCGTGAAGTCGGCCTCGGCCACACCGCTGGAGGTGGCCGACGCACCCTGCTGGGTGCTGCTGTCGAGCACCGGCCTGCTGGCGCGCACCACCAACACCGAGCCGCTCATCCCGCTCGACCCGAACCACCGGCAGGCCCACGACCTGCTGGTCTCGGCCGTGCGCACCAGCGTGCGCGGTGAGGTCGCGGCGATCACCAGCTTCGGCCGGATGATCCGGGTGCCGGTGGTCGACATGCCCGCGCTGCCGCCCACCTCGAACGCCCCGGCGCTGTCCGGCGGCGCCCCGGCCACCGAGTTCGTCACCCTGGCCAAGGGCGAGCGGCTGCTCGCGCTGACCTCGCTGAACACCGAGACGGCCGGCCTGGCGCTGGGCACGCTCAAGGGTGTGGTCAAGCGCGTGGTGATCGACTACCCGGCCAACAAGGACGAGTGGGAGATCATCGGCCTGCGCGACGGTGACGAGGTGGTCGGCGTGGTCGAGCTGCCCACCGACGAGGCCGAGCTGGTGTTCATCAGCTCCGAGGCCCAGCTGCTCCGCTTCAGCGCGAAACTGGTTCGCCCGCAGGGCCGTCCGGCCGGTGGCATGGCCGGTATCAACCTGCCCGGCGGGGCCCGGGTGGTCTGGTTCGGCGCCGTCGACCTGAGCGTGAAAGACGGCGAGTGGGGCAATGTCGTGGTCACCGTGTCCGGTTCCAGCTCGGCCCTGCCCGGCACCCAGACCGGCGCGGCCAAGGTCACGCCGTTCGCCGAGTACCCGGCCAAGGGCCGTGCCACCGGCGGGGTGCGCTGCCACCGGTTCGTCAAGGGCGAAGACACCCTGCTGCTGGCCTGGGCGGGCCCGGCGCCGGCCGTCGCCGCGTCGTCCACCGGGGCGGCCGTGGCCCTGCCGGTCCCGGACTCCCGCCGCGACGGTTCCGGTCTCCCGCTGAAGAAGTCCGTGGTCGCGATCGCCGGGCCGCGGCCGGTTTTCGGGGTGGGTGCGGCCGAGCCGGGTGAGTCCACAACGGTGGACGACGAGAGCACCGGCGACACCGAGGCCCCGTCCGGGGACTGA
- a CDS encoding LysR substrate-binding domain-containing protein: protein MLKFTASWSTPLTSPAALESVDLARAAGEPFITFWPRAELLLLTEQLCRQAGFTLSVAVRTGEVATARALVAAGLGVAVVPQPMTGTPGAVHVPLDDPEAERSIGVAWPTLNREGQLSPAVERFLAFLRE from the coding sequence ATGCTGAAGTTCACGGCCAGCTGGAGCACACCGTTGACCAGCCCGGCGGCCCTGGAGTCGGTCGATCTGGCCCGGGCCGCCGGTGAGCCCTTCATCACCTTCTGGCCCCGGGCGGAACTCCTGCTGCTCACCGAACAGCTCTGCCGGCAGGCCGGTTTCACCCTGTCCGTGGCGGTTCGGACGGGGGAGGTGGCCACCGCCCGGGCACTGGTGGCGGCGGGGCTCGGGGTGGCCGTGGTGCCGCAGCCGATGACCGGCACGCCGGGTGCGGTGCACGTGCCGCTCGACGACCCGGAGGCGGAGCGTTCCATCGGCGTGGCCTGGCCCACGCTGAACCGCGAGGGACAGCTCAGCCCCGCCGTCGAGCGTTTCCTGGCCTTCCTGAGAGAGTAA